Sequence from the Zeugodacus cucurbitae isolate PBARC_wt_2022May chromosome 5, idZeuCucr1.2, whole genome shotgun sequence genome:
aagtttaaaattaaatatctgtCGCTCGACACATCTACGCCAACGCGCCGCAGTCCGTCCGCTGTATCCGAAGCGTATGTGTTTAGTATGTTAATTTCATTTCTAATGTCCTGCCACAGACATGCCCAACCACCCGCTTACACAATGAAAGCTCAACAAACTGCGTGTCCAAGCttagatatatagatatatagagaGGGGGGAAGAGAGCTGTgtaaacatgtatgtatatggtctCAGCTGCTCGTCAGTTCCAGCTCATAAGTCAAGTTAATTTCATGTCATTTGTTCTCGAAATTTTCAACGCTAGATAAAATTCTTCTTATCTTTTGTGTCGGATGCCCCCAAAAAGGATACATAACATTAACTAAAGGATAtgtgagatacatacatatgtatacatatttataacggTATACAAAAGCGCTGGATTTTATGGTTACTTTTGTCTTTTCGCCTGTTTAGGTTGGCTCGTCCGTTATCCTTTCTTTTGGTGTATTGTAATGcacatttgcattaattttaattggatGTTCACAAATTGGAATTGACTTGGAAATACAAAAGGAAATGAAGATGAAAAGACGAATTGTCgtcattaaaacaaaaatagtaaacacatacatattattcatatatatatacagtgaacttctctaactcgaatttctataatccacaaaaaaacttcaagagACTTCTAGTTAtagaatttgcattaaaatatataatcggCATAGGCATAAACCCACTTATGCAACACTGGATGGCAGTTTTGTCTAGCAAGAGTTCTCGATTCTTAATTCTTAGTGCTTCTAACTTCTACGATGAGTAATTTTAAAACACTCAATTGAGTTTAatgaattttcttaaaaatttcaagaaagttaTGTAACTTGTACACAAATTTCTATAAGGATATGACTCTGCTAGTGTTTCAAAGGTCGCAGAACAAGATTATGATATCGACAGTAGAATAGTAAGCCCTTTTAGAGCCCAAACCTATCGCCTAGCATTTATTTTCTGTGTTTGTGTTTAAAACGAATTTATCGGGAAAAATATTTCCGGATGATCAAAAGCAAAACTTTGAAAGGGTGCAAGATGTACTATAGAGAGGGCCTTGCTTAGTGCTGTCATACTATTGACTAACTATGACTGAGATCTGGAAATCATACATAGTTATATCATTCTATTAGAAAGAGGATTGACTTCGCTCTAATTTGAATTGtagaataatatattataaataaataatataataatatatatactgcAAGACCGGTGCTCTAAAACGTAAATAAGAGGTGATCTAACCAGAAAATGGAGTTGAAGatcgtattttttttcttttgatattaGATTGTTGAGACTATGTAAGGGATTGATTTAGATATgaaagcaattatttttaacCGGTAGTTTCTAttctttgtttacatttccTCTCTCATTCTCTCCCTTTATTTACTTCCGTTGGTATCTCTCTCACGTGTTTTATTATGGTCGTGCTTCGGCTGTATATCTTTCTCGTTCTCTCGCACTCTATATAGCTCTTTAAGACGATGAAGAGACATGGgtttttatataaacacattactCCAATGTCTTCTCTCTGTttgctatattttaagtttGCAAAGCAGATATGAAAATTGTCGGTTTTAATCTCGTAGAAGAAGCCAAGTGGACATTTTATTAAAGTGATTtaaccgtcaacaaacacaaggaaggttcgccgtcgaaaagctgcaatcacaaccgacagccgaacgattttctactcgacttgcactcctgctctctgagagaactcatcagcatctcgatataagggagctgtggaacggcatctcaaactcattgcataccgctgcagccgaaacaattggtctacggcaacgccaaaaaaccagttggtacgatgagaattgtcgttccgcagtggagagaaaacagactgcctacctcgcaacgttgcgatcgaccacaacacgttcggggtgggatagatatcgagaactgaagagggaagcgagacgcatttgcagacgtaaaaagaaagaggccgaaatgcgtgagtatgaaaagcttgaaaagctggccgacatgggtaatgctcgaaaattttatgaaaagatgaggcgattaacagaaggtttcaagaccggagcattatcatgtagggaccgagaaggtaatctggtagcggatgtccagagcacactgggattatggagggaacacttctccgacctgctcaatggcagtgaaagtacaacaccaggagatggcgaacccgattccccaatcgatgacgatggaatagatgttccattacccgaccatgaagaaattcgaatagcaattacccgcttgaagaacaacaaagcggcgggggccgatggattaccggccgagctattcaaatacggcggcgaagaactgataaggtgcatgcatcagcttctttgtagaatatggtcggaagaaagcatgcctgacgattggaatcttagtgtgctctgcccaatccataagaagggagaccccacaatctgcgccaactaccgtggtataagtctcctcaatatcgcatataaggttttgtcgagcgtattgtgtgaaagactaaagcccaccgtcaacgaactgattggaccttatcagtgtggctttagacctggaaaatccacaatggaccagatattcaccatgcgccaaatcttggaaaagacccgagagagaagaatcgatactcaccatctttttatcgattttaaagctgccttcgatagcacgaaaaggagctgcctttatgccgcgatgtctgaatttggtatccctgcaaaactaatacggctatgtaagctgacgttgagcaacaccaaaagctccgtcaggatcgggaaggacctctccgagccgttcgataccaaacgaggcttcagacagggtgactcactatcgtgcgacttcttcaatctattgctggaaaaaataatacgagctgcagaactaaatagagagggtacaatcttctacaagagtgtacagctcctggcgtatgccgatgatattgatatcatcggaagcaacaaccgcgccgtttgttctgcgttttccagactagataaagaagcgaagcgtatgggtctggtggtgaatgaggacaagacgaaatatctcctgtcatcaaacaaacagtcggcgcactcgcgtcttggctcccacgtcactgttgacagtcataactttgaagttgtagataatttcgtttatctgggaaccagcattaacaacaccaacaatgtcagccttgaaatccaacgcagaatcactcttgccaacaggtgctactttggactgagtaggcaattgaaaagtaaagtcctctctcgacgaaccaaaatcaaactctataagtcgctcattattcccgtcctgatgtatggcgctgaagcgtggacgatgacaacatccgatgagacgactcttggggttttcgagagaaaggttttgcgcaagatttttggtcctctaaacattggcaacggcgaataccgcaggcgatggaacgatgagctgtacgatttatacgacgacattgacatagttcagcgaataaaaagacagcggctacgctggctaggtcatgttgtacggatggaagaaaacactccagctctgaaagtattcgatgcagtacccgctggaggaagccgcggaagaggacgacctccactccggtggaaagaccaagtgcaaagtgacctggcttcacttggtgtttccaattggcgccaaaaagcaaaaaggaggaatgagtggcgcgctctggtggattcggctataatcgcttaaagcggttcctacgccaaatatatatatatatatatttaaccgcttgctattatatttataccaacTGTTAGTTCGAATCTCTTTAAGAATTAGAAAACTAAAGAAATCACCTCTTTGATTTAAATCAGTATATTTGGTTTAGGCAAGTTACTTGATCGATTCGACAAGTTTAAACGAATCTCTTGATCTCttcaaaatcaaacaaaattttgtatctTTAGAATTAGGcatgtttgaagtttatatatttattgaatcttttggatttattatttttataaatatcaacaaaataccTTAAGATATTACTCAGATCAATATGGAATGCTCCAGTAGCTAACTGCGCTATGAGATACTTATCAAGtccatataatttaaaatattcacatGACTAGCTCAAATACAAcgctacatataatatatgtatgtatgtgctgaaatgtgtatatatgcacaATAAACTGACGTTAGaaacataataataaacttAACACACATTTATCAAATATGCTTTAACTTAGAACATAAAACCTAACTTAAAGGTTATGAAATTTTGATTATGTTCTTAAGGGTAACTGTAATATAATTTGCTTATATTGTTATTACATTACATTCTTTAATAAATTCGATATGTGATTTTCTTCGTTTTACAAAACGTTAGATCTTTTTGCAACTCTAGCACTCTAAGAGAGCGCATACCTAGAACttatattaattacatatatattttacatgaaatttgtttaaaaactcGCTTCCTCAGTACCTCCCTTCAATCCCACACTcgctaaaatacgatatgacaATTGTAATGCTCTAAGCCGCTCCACCAGTTCGCCTCACGAGTCCATATCACTGCTTCAATTCGAGCACCAGTTCGTCGTGCGTCTCATCACGCTGCTCTACGAGCACTTTTAAGCCCAACGCCGTCACCATGGCGTTACGCAGCCGCTAGTAGGGGCGCCACACATCCGTCGCTTTGGGTGTATGGCAACGTATCGGTCCGAATTCGCTGCGCTCCAACTCCGTACGTGATATGGTGCTCACATCGTCCAGATCGATGGTCTCGACGGGCGATGGTGAACGTCGCGTTGACGTTACGGGCGGTGACGCATTCGGATTCGCATTCTCCACATCCGGAGAATGAGAGATTAGCGTTACGCAACGCTTCACCAAGTTAACACCATCGCTAGCCGCGTCGGTTGCCGTTAGACTAGTTGCACTCGGTACCTCGGCTGGTAACGCACCGGGTAGAGGTTGTGTTAGACCATCACCCACCGCATTACCGGCGCCACGGAACCAAGGAAACTCATTGTAGTTGCCATACAATTGTGTATACAGCCACTGACTGGGTTGCGGCAAAAGCGGGTTCTGCAGGAAAAGCTGTGCCGCCAAGGCGGGATTGAAGTTATTCGCCGTGGGTGAAAATTGTGATGCGAACCCATTGAGGAATTCATTCTTGCGCAGCGTTGAATTTCGTTGTATGAGCGATGTGAAGGCGCCACCACCACTAGCCGAACCACTATTCGAAGGCGGCGAAGTACTACGTCCATCATCGTCCTCATGCAATGAAGACGTCTTTCTGGGCGAACCCgtcaccgaaatgctatcactTTCGAAACCTGTAtcgatattgttattattatcgtTATCACTGTTTGTCGTGGTTAAAGGCGGCGAGATGGTCAACGTGGGTCGTCCactcaaattgtttgttgtagttgtcggCGAGCCCTCCGGACTGGTGGTGCTATGCGCTGCACCAACAGTTGATAATTGACGCAGTTGTGTCAGATGCGGATGGGTGTCTGTAGAGAAGGAGagagaattttaaaaagttttaaatataaaaatattacttgaAGTACCGTACCATTTAGCGCACGCAGCCCATGCCGTTCCAAATTGCCGGCGATGTTGTGTGCCTGGAAAGCGGGATGCTGATGATGAAAGAATGGTGCACCGTGTGGGAAGCCCGGTCGCGCTAAGGCCGCTGGATTGCTTACCGCGCTTAACGCTCGCCAATCGGGCGCATGCAGGTGACTATGCATTCCGACCAAATGATGTGCGAAACCTGGAATATAtagaatagaaataattttagatTAGTAGACCATAAGAATTTATCACTTTTGTATGTCATTTGGGGTTAAATAAAGTCCAAGCGGGCAGACTATTAATTGTAATCATTGTCTTCCCACTTTAAAACGCTTTAATGTCCACAGAGAATAATAAACGATAAATCTACATTCCACTATTGGAGTCAATCCGTTTTGGTAAGATCGAGGTATTGacgaaactttaaatttttgaaaaatacttcaAGACTTGAATTGTGCCCCTCGAGCTGGCTCATGAAATATGACCTGGATGCCATCTTacagaataaatatatttagagaCAAAGCaagttttcgaaataaatttatagcCATTAATCGAAATAGTGGACTTATAGCTGCAGTTCCAAAGTACAGGTTTGACTTTCAGATTTAAGCGTAGGTCAAAGAGAATTatatttgacttttttgtttcacttcgaaatgttttttaaaaaacaataaggTCCAAATCCGAGCAGGTCGGTGTTGAGTCAATCCATTAGAACTTTTGATATATAAAGTGCGACTTTTTAACTAACAGGACAACAGCGGCCCTCTCGAATCAATTTGGTTTTGGCATTAGTTAATGTCATTGAATGAACTTGTACTGATCAAAATGGATTAGAACATACCTAAGAATACTAAAGAATCTCCTCAAGAAACGTATACCATAAatagaacaaaaaattatctctAAGGTCTAAAGTCTCGCATTAGTACCGGAAATACCATATGGAAAaggaaattacaataattactAAAGAACGACACATGGCTATGGCGGGGATACTTGTAGATGGTTCCTGTAGCTTCTTATCCTTGATTCTACCATTAGTATCCCATCAGCaattttgccaaaaaatatttttctcatttcattcCAACATCAAATAACCACAAATAGTATTATGAGATCCACTCAACATCCGAAGCACCGCCTTATCGACAATTCTTTCACGAGTCAATCGCACTCACTCACTTCGGCCGATAAGGCAGTGTTGGCAAAGAGTTTGCCGCCGATACCACAGAAATACGAATACAACACTTGAGTTTAATGCCTGAGCATGAATTCGTACATGCCATCTCCATGTCTCTGCGTCTCTGTGTTTGAGCGTATGTTCGTGCAGATATTAGCCAAGTTTGCAATGGCAGTGGCTTTGCTTGCACTCCCACTAAAACCTTAAATATGCGGTCCTGTAAGGAAACCCATGTGCGATAAAGGGTTAGCCACGTTGGTCGCAGTTTGTGTTGTGTTCTTCGGCGACACAAGCAGAGGGTTGGAGCTCGAGTGCCACACACAGTACTGCAGGCGGGCAAGAGAGAGAAATAGAAAAAGTGATAAGAGGAAAGGGGGGCGAATACGACAATTCGGTCGACACACTTCGGCTGCCTTTTAAGCCTTCTTCGTGGTTAGGTTGTGTATACAAATGCAGATTGGGTGAGGCTGTGTGAAGGGCACATGTGGTAGTGGTTTGGTGGGGGGAGAGTTGCTACCACAAGCACACACGTTATTTtcgatttgtatgtgtgtgtgtttgttgcgaGTGATTGTGAAAATGTGGGTCGACATTGTCTCGTTGTCGCTGTCGTGTCTCATATTTTGTTGGTAGCGAAATTGTGCAAGTCGGCTGTGCCTCGGCTGCagcgtttgtatgtgtgtatgtctgtgtgcgGTTGGTATTATGTGTGCTGGCTTTGTTGCTTGTTGGCGGTGGAGCCGTCGGGGCATAACGCGGTCCCATTGGTGCGCCGCAAAGAGCTTTCTTGCTTTTGCTTTCACatgccacacgcacacacagccacacatgGACAGAGACTGCAGTGTGTCACAGCCTTCGACAATTGTTGCCATTCAAATGccgtgttgttattgctattgctgtaGGAGCAGCCAAATCTACCACTGGCAGCCATCTCATCGACACAAGTCGTCGTCTGTGCGGCCGTTATCTTATTGCCTACTCTATGTACTCGGTCTGCCACTGCTGGCATTTTTCTAGCTGCGCTGCGGCTCTGCGGTCGGACAATCGTTCGTTCGGTCGTGCAGCCACCGCCATCGCCGCCGCCAGTTGACTGTGTGTGGCTATGGTGGCATTTTGTGGCAGCAGTAGTGGTGGTAATTGTATGCATTAGTGTCCCGTACAGAGATGCCGCCACCGCCACTGCAGCTCCTACAAGCAagcatgtatatgtgtgtacttGCCACAGAATTCCAACACAAATTGGTAACGGCTCCCCCCACAAACTGGTGTGGCTCCAGCCAAACAAGCAACCAACACCGACCAACCAAAAGTGCCTTGCCTGTTTTCGGTTGGTGCATATTTTCTCGGATTCTCTGACGTTtttcggtgttttttttttttggctttcgttttttttgtatttatttatggaattttattttattaccccTTTTGTGGGGTAATCGATGTGTGGGTTAGATACACCCACAAATGGAATAGTTTACGGTGCAATAAAAGTGGCAGAAATACACGGATTTATGGTGAAGTGTTGATGTATAtttgtgtgagtatgtgtggaGGAAGAATGGAAGTTTATGAGTGCAGAAACTTATTTTAAATGGAATTAGTTTTTAATGCAtggtataaaatttaaattggttgAAAAAGATGAAAAGAAATTGCTTATTGTTACCTAGTTGAAAGtaaggaaaataatatttgttttagtaaatataaaaattattattaaagcattttatttattatataaatatacagttaaaaaattaaaattctgatCCTTAAAGAAAATTAACGTTTTCAATAGCTTCATATTAAATCTTTTTACTTTCATATAGGACAAGTTGTTGTATTAAAg
This genomic interval carries:
- the LOC105208840 gene encoding segmentation protein Runt isoform X1, which produces MHISSEVSSTTNHQQPPPASGAPSKRNSTSANNNTNNNNNNNNSVNNNNTSGSNKKPVDTSPYLTPENLFERTVDVLLAEHPGELVKTGSPHVVCTTLPTHWRSNKTLPIAFKVLALGEVMDGTIVTIRAGNDENFSAELRNCTAVMKNQVAKFNDLRFVGRSGRGKSFTLSIVISTNPIQIATYNKAIKVTVDGPREPRSKVRHQGFHPFAFGPQRFGPGDPLMGGLPFKFPGFAHHLVGMHSHLHAPDWRALSAVSNPAALARPGFPHGAPFFHHQHPAFQAHNIAGNLERHGLRALNDTHPHLTQLRQLSTVGAAHSTTSPEGSPTTTTNNLSGRPTLTISPPLTTTNSDNDNNNNIDTGFESDSISVTGSPRKTSSLHEDDDGRSTSPPSNSGSASGGGAFTSLIQRNSTLRKNEFLNGFASQFSPTANNFNPALAAQLFLQNPLLPQPSQWLYTQLYGNYNEFPWFRGAGNAVGDGLTQPLPGALPAEVPSATSLTATDAASDGVNLVKRCVTLISHSPDVENANPNASPPVTSTRRSPSPVETIDLDDVSTISRTELERSEFGPIRCHTPKATDVWRPY
- the LOC105208840 gene encoding rhoGEF domain-containing protein gxcJ isoform X2; translation: MHISSEVSSTTNHQQPPPASGAPSKRNSTSANNNTNNNNNNNNSVNNNNTSGSNKKPVDTSPYLTPENLFERTVDVLLAEHPGELVKTGSPHVVCTTLPTHWRSNKTLPIAFKVLALGEVMDGTIVTIRAGNDENFSAELRNCTAVMKNQVAKFNDLRFVGRSGRGFAHHLVGMHSHLHAPDWRALSAVSNPAALARPGFPHGAPFFHHQHPAFQAHNIAGNLERHGLRALNDTHPHLTQLRQLSTVGAAHSTTSPEGSPTTTTNNLSGRPTLTISPPLTTTNSDNDNNNNIDTGFESDSISVTGSPRKTSSLHEDDDGRSTSPPSNSGSASGGGAFTSLIQRNSTLRKNEFLNGFASQFSPTANNFNPALAAQLFLQNPLLPQPSQWLYTQLYGNYNEFPWFRGAGNAVGDGLTQPLPGALPAEVPSATSLTATDAASDGVNLVKRCVTLISHSPDVENANPNASPPVTSTRRSPSPVETIDLDDVSTISRTELERSEFGPIRCHTPKATDVWRPY